A genome region from Salvia splendens isolate huo1 chromosome 19, SspV2, whole genome shotgun sequence includes the following:
- the LOC121779202 gene encoding ervatamin-B-like — protein sequence MAEHGFSYENEKVKKTRYQIFKDNVAHIERHNQEGKHTYKLGINEFADLTNEEFLAKYARSSVPSFNVTSNQSSFEYKCTKHVPHRLDWRDYNAVTPIQNQGDCGSCWAFSAVAAIESIVAIRSGKLTRLSQQHVLDCNYEHDTCEGGLIHNAFEFVIKNGGLASAIDYPYTAIQGKCSNNKPSSLSLNITGYSVVPQNNEKALLKAVANQPIAVYIDASTFQFYKSGVMTGKCGTRLNHGVVIVGYGKEDGVKFWLLKNSWGRGWGENGYMKLKRKVHAKEGMCGIAMFPVYPNV from the exons ATGGCTGAACATGGATTCTCGTATGAGAATGAGAAAGTAAAGAAAACAAGGTATCAGATATTTAAAGATAATGTGGCGCACATTGAGAGGCATAATCAAGAAGGTAAACACACGTACAAGCTTGGGATAAATGAATTTGCAGATCTAACGAATGAAGAGTTCTTGGCTAAGTATGCTCGAAGTTCCGTGCCATCATTTAACGTAACATCGAATCAATCATCTTTTGAATACAAATGTACGAAACACGTACCACATCGTCTTGACTGGAGAGATTACAATGCCGTCACACCTATACAGAATCAAGGAGATTGTG GATCTTGTTGGGCATTCTCAGCTGTTGCTGCCATTGAAAGCATAGTAGCCATCCGATCGGGAAAGCTAACCAGATTATCACAACAACATGTTTTGGATTGTAACTACGAGCATGATACCTGCGAGGGCGGATTAATACATAATGCTTTCGAATTCGTTATAAAAAATGGGGGTCTTGCATCTGCTATCGATTATCCTTACACTGCAATTCAAGGAAAATGTTCCAATAACAAACCATCATCTCTTTCCTTAAACATCACAGGCTATAGTGTTGTTCCTCAAAATAATGAGAAAGCATTGTTAAAAGCAGTAGCTAACCAACCTATCGCGGTTTACATTGATGCAAGTACCTTCCAATTTTATAAGTCTGGAGTTATGACAGGGAAGTGTGGAACAAGATTAAATCATGGGGTTGTAATAGTTGGTTATGGCAAAGAAGATGGGGTGAAGTTTTGGTTGCTCAAGAATTCGTGGGGAAGAGGATGGGGAGAGAATGGATATATGAAACTGAAGAGAAAAGTACATGCTAAAGAAGGCATGTGTGGTATTGCAATGTTTCCTGTTTATCCAAATGTATGA